The following proteins are encoded in a genomic region of Blastocatellia bacterium:
- a CDS encoding glycosyltransferase family 4 protein, giving the protein RLPRAAIHVIPNGIELERFDQPQFSTCRTELRRSLGFDPQDQLVLVPAVLREGKGHERLIQAAPALRARVPAVRILFAGGGPRERALRLQAQSADGAIIFLGPRQDIPELLAACDLVVLVSDAEALPTALIEAAAAGRPVVATRVGGAAEVVEHGRTGWLVPPDDPVALVEAMANLLNDRRRARAFGATARQLAYERFSIDLQLERTLALWSEVVRGAQR; this is encoded by the coding sequence GCGACTGCCCCGCGCGGCCATCCACGTCATTCCAAACGGCATTGAACTCGAGCGGTTTGACCAGCCTCAATTCTCGACCTGTCGAACAGAACTCCGTCGCTCTCTCGGATTCGACCCGCAAGATCAGTTGGTGTTAGTGCCGGCAGTATTGCGCGAAGGGAAGGGGCATGAGCGACTCATCCAAGCCGCACCGGCACTGCGGGCACGGGTGCCGGCTGTGCGTATCCTCTTTGCCGGCGGTGGCCCGCGCGAGAGGGCGCTTCGCCTGCAAGCCCAGTCCGCTGACGGCGCCATCATCTTCCTGGGGCCACGTCAGGACATCCCGGAGCTGTTAGCCGCCTGCGATCTGGTGGTGCTTGTTTCAGATGCTGAGGCCCTGCCCACTGCCTTGATAGAAGCGGCCGCTGCTGGCCGCCCGGTGGTGGCCACGCGTGTCGGCGGTGCCGCAGAAGTGGTGGAGCACGGCCGTACCGGCTGGTTGGTACCGCCCGATGATCCGGTTGCACTGGTGGAGGCCATGGCTAATCTCCTGAATGATCGTCGGCGCGCTCGAGCCTTCGGCGCGACAGCACGCCAACTGGCCTACGAGCGGTTTTCCATTGACCTTCAGCTCGAGCGTACCTTGGCGCTTTGGTCAGAAGTGGTCAGAGGAGCACAACGATGA